From Geomonas agri, one genomic window encodes:
- a CDS encoding helix-turn-helix domain-containing protein, producing the protein MIFNLAGDLIFSNEVAIEMQVVTPGDGHKQGWVHDEIRNVLQSVFNYSTDDFACRTEHQNVVNAGKLPYSARPFLIGGDGKGRMQTCILVLVEKVVKEHEVNVARSRQKFRLTKREAEVAKFISKGFSNREISDKLFISEFTVKNHLKQIMKKTGATARSQIFALLQ; encoded by the coding sequence TTGATCTTCAATCTGGCAGGAGACCTGATTTTTTCAAATGAGGTCGCGATCGAGATGCAGGTCGTGACGCCAGGAGATGGACACAAGCAAGGATGGGTGCACGACGAAATTAGAAATGTATTACAATCAGTATTTAATTACTCGACGGACGACTTCGCATGCAGGACCGAACACCAAAACGTTGTCAATGCAGGAAAGCTCCCGTACTCGGCTCGCCCCTTCCTCATCGGGGGGGACGGCAAAGGCAGAATGCAGACCTGCATCCTGGTCCTGGTCGAAAAAGTCGTTAAGGAACACGAGGTCAACGTCGCCAGGTCACGGCAGAAATTTCGACTCACCAAAAGAGAAGCCGAAGTGGCCAAGTTCATAAGCAAGGGCTTCTCCAACAGGGAAATATCCGACAAGCTTTTCATCTCAGAGTTCACCGTTAAGAACCACTTGAAGCAGATCATGAAAAAGACCGGGGCGACTGCCCGGAGTCAGATCTTCGCGTTGCTTCAGTAG
- a CDS encoding S8 family serine peptidase yields MKTPNKMGVALFYFLSLNSIAYALEGNITGVAINGFFVDVKNPEADTQKILGKEKNIIKKWIVQFSGSIHEADKKKILDIGCRIHDYIPEFAFIVSMDEKTKKRVEGFPFIQGVVKYKAEYKIEKKLAEKLGKNETIKQFHIRADSAENISVILSAVLKKKGVILDVGRAVARVKVDSGAINQIANLEEVVWIEEAADMMLLNDISKWTIQSYIPENTTIWDKGILGYGQIVGIGDTGVDYDMPWFYDPLGVPLGPTHRKIVGYTSYADDYDGTFGHGTHVSGTVAGNRTPVDGLSNANGMAPNSKIFMQDLTPGDENSVYPPSDLGLLFNTPYYAGARLHTNSWGATVNAYDTFARTADLFIWENKDFLAFFANGNSGDATGTVGTPATAKNVVSVGASENGLNAENLASFSSNGPTTDGRTKPTVTAPGVNIVSADSDGIQNSFNSGTIAMSGTSMATPTVAGAAALVRQYYTDGYWPNGTANAANGFEPSAAMVKATLINSAQNMTGNYTDAPIPSTGQGWGRINLSNVLHFFGDNKFLNVTDVTSGLVTDATWSRRYFSAGAQMLKVTLVWSDYPGAEEAAKALVNDLDLTVTAPDGTTYKGNVFQNGVSIAGGSADRLNVEEQVLIPPTLQPGNYTVWVTGYNVPFGPQPFTVVVTGAADITSKGFIYIDKTRYNGSDTIKINVGDRDLNHNSSAAETVSVIIKSTTEPGGETVQLVESGPDTAMFTGSIVTRSGAAQTNNGYLEVAEGDTITATYLDADNGTGTPSSTFATALADLSPPVISAITINSVGQDSATVMWTTNEPASAAINYGDTKVLGASRSNPWFMTSQALTIKNLKEATTYYYEVNSTDEAGNIGRDNNGGALYSFTTLSLPPAVTVNSSNFTVTYQPETVIYGTASDPSGVAFVAVNGQPASYRPSDGYYELTVPLTIGENIFTVIATDTLGNSNTLSIKVTRNVPPDLAITSLVNPVKGGWNEPIHIENSVCNIGSGTSPGTGYITWVLSADTVISPVEDRMFGALIYGDDILPGECVSIPVDIQLSLPISFVSTAYYVGVCVDASDDIWESDETNNCRTGNKMTIEGPDLVVSSVSNPATALTATSFTVSNTVTNIGVGASPTVDVLIYLSTDPIITTSDIIIGYRHIPLLEPVGSPSKYPSESRDNTVVTIPSTVPGGTYYIGVIVDPYNTVKESNDANNARTGTPVTVIGPDIEMASVSGPASGSIGQAITVSNTVLTSATGGGSSGFNVALYLSKDSMISTSDIYLGSRYVNGLVAGGSSTSEMTLTLPSSVSPGTYYIGAIADYDNKVLESNEMNNAIAGNQIEVATSNPAGVVLTPTTVSVTEGGATATYTVALASQPLATVTISVTPDSQVTVDKAALTFTTSNWNVAQSVTVTAVNDAVAQGAHTGTITHRASGGGYDAVTISNVTANITDNDAAGVVITPTTVLVTEGGATATYTVALASQPLATVTITVTPDSQVTVDKAALTFTTNNWNVAQSVTVTAVNDAVAQGTHTGTITHRASGGGYDAVTISNVTANITDNDTAGVVITPTTVLVTEGGATATYTVALASQPLVTVTITATPDSQVTVDKAALTFTTNNWNVAQSVTVTAVNDAVAQGAHTGTITHRASGGGYDAVVISNVAASITDNDTAGVIISPTTVSVIEGGATATYTVALASQPLATATITATPDSQVTVDKAALTFTTSNWNVAQTITVTAVNDAAAQGAHTGTITHRASGGGYDAVVISNVTASITDNDTAGVVINPTTVSVTEGGATATYTVALTSQPLATVTITTTPDSQVTVDKAALTFTTSNWNVAQSVTVTAVNDTVAQGAHTGTITHRASGGGYDAVVISNVTANITDNDTVKPDLVVSGLSSPAQAKNGVTITVKNTVSNVGGGSSGGFLIGIYLSSDNLITNSDIYIGSRYVGGLMAGASSTGSTTVTLPPSLGAGTYYIGAIADYNNEVSEQVETNNASVSNSRLRIK; encoded by the coding sequence ATGAAAACACCTAATAAAATGGGGGTTGCTCTCTTTTATTTTTTGTCCTTGAATAGTATTGCTTATGCATTAGAGGGTAACATAACAGGCGTTGCAATAAATGGTTTCTTTGTCGATGTGAAAAATCCAGAAGCTGATACTCAAAAAATCCTCGGAAAAGAAAAAAATATAATCAAAAAGTGGATAGTTCAGTTCTCAGGATCAATCCATGAGGCTGACAAAAAAAAGATTCTGGATATCGGCTGCCGCATACATGATTACATCCCTGAGTTTGCGTTCATCGTCTCAATGGATGAAAAGACCAAGAAGAGAGTAGAGGGCTTTCCATTTATCCAAGGAGTGGTCAAGTATAAAGCCGAGTACAAGATAGAAAAAAAACTCGCCGAGAAGCTCGGAAAGAACGAAACGATAAAACAGTTCCACATCAGGGCTGATTCCGCTGAAAATATCTCAGTTATCCTGTCTGCTGTTTTAAAGAAAAAGGGTGTAATTCTGGATGTAGGACGGGCTGTGGCGAGAGTAAAGGTTGATTCTGGAGCAATCAACCAGATTGCAAACCTTGAGGAAGTAGTCTGGATTGAAGAAGCCGCAGATATGATGTTGCTGAACGATATTTCCAAATGGACAATCCAATCGTACATTCCTGAAAACACAACAATATGGGACAAAGGTATACTTGGTTACGGGCAGATAGTGGGCATCGGCGACACCGGTGTCGACTATGACATGCCATGGTTTTATGATCCTTTGGGAGTGCCTCTCGGCCCTACACATAGAAAAATCGTCGGGTATACGAGCTATGCAGACGATTATGACGGCACCTTCGGACACGGCACCCACGTATCGGGTACCGTTGCTGGCAATCGCACCCCAGTGGACGGCCTCTCTAACGCCAACGGAATGGCACCCAATTCCAAAATTTTCATGCAGGATTTAACGCCTGGTGATGAAAATTCCGTTTATCCTCCATCAGACCTCGGACTTTTGTTCAATACTCCCTATTACGCAGGGGCCAGGCTCCATACCAACAGTTGGGGAGCAACTGTCAATGCATATGATACGTTCGCCCGGACCGCCGACCTATTTATCTGGGAGAACAAGGATTTTCTTGCTTTCTTTGCCAACGGAAACTCAGGCGATGCCACAGGTACAGTCGGTACTCCGGCTACCGCAAAAAACGTCGTCAGTGTCGGAGCCTCTGAGAATGGTCTTAATGCGGAGAATCTGGCATCGTTCAGCAGCAACGGCCCCACTACGGATGGCCGAACCAAACCAACGGTCACTGCTCCGGGGGTAAATATTGTCTCTGCCGATTCCGACGGCATTCAAAACAGCTTCAACAGCGGAACGATCGCCATGAGCGGTACTTCGATGGCAACACCTACGGTCGCGGGTGCCGCCGCCCTTGTGAGGCAATATTATACGGACGGTTACTGGCCCAACGGAACGGCCAACGCTGCCAATGGTTTCGAGCCCTCAGCTGCCATGGTCAAGGCAACACTCATCAACAGCGCTCAGAACATGACCGGCAATTACACCGATGCCCCCATACCTTCCACCGGACAGGGGTGGGGAAGGATAAACCTCTCCAATGTTCTTCATTTTTTCGGCGACAATAAGTTTCTCAATGTAACTGACGTTACTTCCGGCCTGGTAACCGATGCAACATGGAGTCGGCGCTATTTTTCAGCAGGCGCCCAGATGTTAAAGGTAACGCTGGTCTGGTCGGATTACCCCGGGGCTGAGGAAGCAGCCAAAGCGCTCGTGAACGATCTCGACCTCACGGTAACCGCACCTGACGGCACCACCTATAAGGGTAACGTCTTCCAAAATGGTGTGTCCATCGCCGGTGGCAGTGCCGACAGGCTAAATGTTGAAGAGCAGGTTTTGATCCCGCCCACTTTGCAGCCAGGGAACTATACCGTATGGGTCACTGGCTACAATGTGCCATTCGGCCCTCAGCCTTTCACCGTGGTCGTCACGGGTGCCGCGGATATTACCTCAAAGGGATTCATCTATATTGACAAGACCAGATACAACGGCTCGGATACCATCAAGATCAATGTCGGCGACCGGGACCTAAATCACAACAGTTCGGCAGCCGAAACAGTGAGCGTAATCATCAAAAGCACAACAGAACCCGGTGGAGAGACTGTACAGTTGGTTGAGAGCGGGCCAGACACCGCGATGTTCACGGGTTCGATCGTTACCCGCAGTGGAGCGGCACAGACCAACAACGGGTATTTGGAGGTGGCGGAAGGGGATACCATCACAGCCACGTACCTTGACGCAGACAATGGCACCGGAACACCCTCGAGTACTTTTGCCACAGCTCTTGCCGATCTCAGTCCTCCGGTCATTTCGGCGATAACAATCAATTCAGTTGGCCAGGACAGCGCAACGGTCATGTGGACTACGAATGAACCGGCTTCGGCCGCCATCAATTATGGCGATACGAAAGTTTTAGGGGCATCACGGTCTAATCCCTGGTTCATGACCTCACAGGCCTTAACCATCAAGAATTTGAAAGAAGCCACTACATACTACTACGAGGTGAATTCCACCGACGAGGCAGGAAACATCGGTCGTGATAACAATGGTGGTGCCCTGTATTCATTCACCACGCTCAGTCTGCCTCCTGCCGTAACCGTGAATTCATCTAATTTCACGGTGACGTACCAGCCCGAAACCGTAATTTACGGTACTGCCAGCGACCCCTCGGGCGTTGCTTTTGTTGCGGTCAACGGCCAGCCGGCCTCCTATAGGCCCAGCGACGGCTACTACGAACTTACGGTCCCTCTAACCATTGGAGAAAATATCTTCACTGTAATTGCAACCGATACCCTCGGCAATTCAAATACACTCAGCATAAAGGTTACCCGCAATGTGCCGCCTGATCTTGCTATAACCTCGTTGGTCAACCCGGTGAAAGGAGGGTGGAACGAGCCCATCCACATAGAGAACAGCGTGTGCAACATCGGTTCAGGGACTTCTCCTGGCACGGGATATATCACATGGGTTCTTTCGGCCGACACAGTCATTTCTCCCGTCGAGGACAGAATGTTCGGCGCGCTCATATATGGGGATGACATTCTACCGGGAGAATGCGTATCAATACCTGTTGATATCCAACTTTCGCTCCCTATAAGCTTCGTATCAACCGCCTATTACGTGGGGGTCTGCGTTGATGCTTCGGATGATATATGGGAATCAGACGAAACGAATAATTGTCGCACGGGCAATAAAATGACCATTGAAGGTCCTGATTTGGTTGTGAGTTCCGTGTCTAACCCGGCCACCGCACTTACCGCAACCAGTTTCACCGTCTCAAATACTGTCACCAACATTGGTGTGGGAGCGAGTCCAACGGTTGACGTCTTGATATACCTTTCCACTGATCCCATAATCACTACGTCGGATATCATTATCGGCTACAGGCATATTCCCCTCCTCGAACCTGTTGGTTCACCCTCTAAATATCCTTCTGAGTCACGCGATAATACTGTCGTGACGATCCCCAGTACAGTTCCCGGGGGTACTTATTACATCGGTGTCATTGTGGACCCGTATAATACAGTCAAGGAATCTAATGATGCAAACAATGCCCGGACAGGTACCCCCGTCACCGTAATCGGGCCTGACATTGAAATGGCTTCCGTGAGCGGCCCTGCCAGCGGTTCTATTGGTCAGGCCATCACGGTCAGTAATACGGTCCTCACGAGTGCAACCGGCGGCGGTTCGTCCGGATTTAATGTAGCCTTGTACCTGTCAAAAGACAGCATGATCAGCACTTCTGATATCTACCTTGGAAGTCGTTATGTGAATGGTCTCGTGGCGGGCGGGTCAAGCACGTCCGAGATGACGCTCACCTTGCCTTCTTCAGTATCTCCCGGGACGTACTATATTGGCGCCATAGCGGACTATGACAATAAGGTGCTGGAATCCAACGAGATGAACAACGCCATTGCGGGAAACCAGATCGAGGTTGCCACTAGCAATCCCGCTGGTGTAGTGCTCACCCCGACGACAGTGTCGGTCACCGAAGGGGGCGCCACCGCCACCTATACTGTGGCGCTCGCAAGCCAGCCATTGGCAACCGTAACAATCTCCGTCACACCCGATAGCCAGGTTACCGTGGACAAGGCCGCGCTCACTTTCACAACGAGCAACTGGAATGTGGCACAGAGCGTTACGGTTACGGCAGTAAACGATGCTGTGGCTCAAGGGGCGCATACCGGGACCATCACGCACCGGGCCTCCGGCGGCGGCTATGATGCCGTGACGATCAGCAACGTCACGGCAAATATCACCGATAACGACGCCGCCGGGGTTGTAATCACCCCGACGACAGTATTGGTCACCGAAGGGGGCGCCACGGCCACCTATACTGTGGCGCTCGCGAGCCAGCCATTGGCAACCGTAACCATCACCGTCACACCCGATAGCCAGGTTACAGTGGACAAGGCCGCGCTCACTTTCACAACGAACAACTGGAATGTGGCACAGAGCGTTACGGTCACGGCAGTAAACGATGCCGTGGCTCAAGGGACGCATACCGGTACCATCACGCACCGGGCCTCCGGTGGCGGCTATGATGCCGTGACGATCAGCAACGTCACGGCAAATATCACCGATAACGACACCGCCGGGGTTGTAATCACCCCGACGACAGTATTGGTCACCGAAGGGGGCGCCACGGCCACCTATACTGTAGCGCTCGCAAGCCAGCCATTGGTAACCGTAACCATTACCGCCACTCCCGATAGCCAGGTTACCGTTGACAAGGCCGCGCTCACTTTCACAACGAACAACTGGAATGTGGCACAGAGCGTTACGGTCACGGCAGTAAACGATGCCGTGGCTCAAGGGGCTCATACCGGTACTATCACGCACCGGGCCTCCGGTGGCGGCTATGATGCCGTGGTGATCAGCAACGTCGCGGCAAGCATTACCGATAACGACACCGCGGGGGTTATAATCAGCCCGACGACAGTGTCGGTCATCGAAGGGGGAGCCACCGCGACCTATACTGTGGCGCTCGCGAGCCAGCCATTGGCAACCGCAACCATCACCGCCACACCCGACAGCCAGGTTACCGTGGACAAGGCCGCGCTCACTTTCACAACGAGCAACTGGAATGTGGCACAGACCATTACGGTTACGGCAGTAAACGATGCTGCGGCTCAAGGGGCGCATACCGGGACCATCACGCACCGGGCCTCCGGTGGCGGCTATGATGCCGTGGTGATCAGCAACGTCACGGCAAGCATCACCGATAACGACACCGCCGGGGTTGTAATCAACCCGACGACAGTATCAGTCACCGAAGGGGGCGCCACCGCCACCTATACTGTGGCGCTCACGAGCCAGCCGTTGGCAACCGTAACCATTACCACCACACCCGATAGCCAGGTTACCGTGGACAAGGCCGCGCTCACTTTCACAACGAGCAACTGGAATGTGGCACAGAGCGTTACGGTTACGGCAGTAAACGATACTGTTGCTCAAGGGGCGCATACCGGTACTATCACGCACCGGGCCTCCGGCGGCGGCTATGATGCCGTGGTGATCAGCAACGTCACGGCAAACATCACCGACAACGACACCGTCAAGCCTGATCTGGTTGTGAGCGGACTGTCCAGTCCTGCGCAGGCTAAAAATGGAGTCACAATCACGGTTAAAAATACGGTTAGCAATGTAGGTGGAGGATCTTCTGGCGGCTTTTTAATCGGGATATACTTGTCGAGTGACAACTTAATTACAAATTCTGACATCTATATTGGAAGTCGCTATGTAGGAGGGCTCATGGCGGGTGCTTCGAGCACGGGCAGCACAACAGTTACTTTGCCTCCTTCACTAGGGGCAGGTACATATTATATCGGAGCCATAGCGGACTATAACAATGAAGTGTCGGAACAGGTCGAGACAAACAACGCTTCTGTTAGTAATAGCAGGCTACGCATAAAGTAA
- the rlmB gene encoding 23S rRNA (guanosine(2251)-2'-O)-methyltransferase RlmB, with protein sequence MSKEEIIYGLNPVTEALRGSRRIFELFVAGTSADKRLEKLLKLAADKKVPIRQREKGDLSRLCGTEHHQGVALKVEPFPYADLDDLLAGLEGNPSGLILVLDSVQDPHNLGALIRSAACAGAHAVVIPKDRAAGVTAVVEKSSAGATETVAVVQVTNISQALETLKKSGFWIYGADGSARSTLYQQDFTGRVVLVIGGEGEGIRPLVRKGCDEVVSIPLQGGVNSLNASVAGGIFLFEVVRQRLCS encoded by the coding sequence ATGTCAAAAGAAGAAATCATCTACGGCCTGAACCCGGTCACCGAAGCCTTGCGCGGCAGTCGTCGCATCTTCGAACTTTTCGTCGCCGGCACCAGCGCCGACAAGCGCCTGGAGAAGCTCTTAAAGCTGGCCGCCGACAAGAAGGTCCCGATCCGGCAGCGCGAGAAGGGCGACTTGAGCCGTTTGTGCGGCACTGAGCACCATCAAGGCGTCGCCCTGAAAGTCGAGCCCTTTCCCTACGCCGATCTGGATGACCTGCTGGCAGGACTCGAAGGCAACCCGAGCGGGCTGATCCTTGTTCTCGACAGTGTACAGGACCCGCACAACCTTGGTGCGCTGATCCGCAGCGCAGCGTGCGCCGGCGCCCATGCCGTCGTCATCCCAAAAGACCGCGCCGCAGGTGTCACCGCCGTAGTCGAGAAATCCTCTGCTGGAGCCACCGAGACGGTAGCCGTCGTGCAGGTCACCAACATATCCCAGGCGCTGGAAACGTTGAAGAAGAGTGGTTTCTGGATTTACGGCGCCGACGGCTCTGCCAGGAGCACCTTGTATCAGCAGGACTTCACCGGTCGAGTCGTCCTGGTGATCGGTGGGGAAGGGGAGGGGATCCGCCCCCTGGTCCGGAAGGGATGTGACGAAGTGGTTAGCATCCCCCTTCAAGGAGGAGTTAACTCTTTGAACGCCTCAGTAGCAGGAGGCATTTTCCTTTTCGAGGTCGTGCGTCAGAGGCTTTGCAGCTAG
- the pyrF gene encoding orotidine-5'-phosphate decarboxylase, whose protein sequence is MTREEAIKKIIFAMDVKEFSDVQYWAELLSQHVGMFKVGKQLYTACGPAAVRMIQKCGGEVFLDLKYHDIPNTVAMAALEAANLGVQLCDLHAMGGYEMMNTTMETLDKNFSGCTPRPKVLAITVLTSSNEETLRGIGIDLPVPEMVVKLAKLAKSAGVDGVVASPQEVGLIREACGNDFLVVTPGVRPNFASADDQKRIMTPAEAVKAGSDYLVIGRPIAAAQSPAEAAQKIVDEIVAG, encoded by the coding sequence ATGACCAGAGAAGAAGCAATCAAGAAGATCATATTCGCCATGGACGTGAAGGAATTCAGTGACGTCCAGTACTGGGCGGAGCTCCTTTCCCAGCACGTCGGCATGTTCAAGGTCGGCAAGCAGCTCTACACCGCCTGCGGCCCCGCCGCGGTCCGCATGATCCAGAAGTGCGGCGGCGAGGTGTTCCTCGACCTGAAATACCACGACATCCCCAATACCGTCGCCATGGCTGCCCTCGAAGCCGCCAATCTCGGCGTCCAGCTCTGCGACCTGCACGCCATGGGCGGTTACGAGATGATGAACACAACCATGGAGACCCTGGACAAGAACTTCAGCGGCTGCACTCCGCGTCCCAAGGTGCTCGCCATCACCGTGCTCACCTCCTCCAACGAGGAAACCCTGCGCGGTATCGGCATCGACCTCCCGGTCCCCGAGATGGTTGTGAAGCTCGCCAAGCTGGCCAAGAGTGCTGGCGTCGACGGCGTTGTCGCCTCCCCCCAGGAAGTGGGACTGATCAGGGAAGCCTGCGGCAACGACTTCCTCGTGGTCACCCCGGGAGTTCGTCCCAACTTCGCCTCGGCCGACGATCAGAAGCGTATCATGACCCCGGCCGAAGCCGTCAAGGCGGGCTCCGACTACCTCGTCATCGGTCGTCCCATCGCCGCCGCCCAGAGCCCGGCTGAAGCCGCCCAGAAGATCGTCGACGAAATCGTCGCCGGCTAG
- a CDS encoding proline--tRNA ligase, producing the protein MRYSQYFIPTVKETPSDAEVISHKLMLRAGMIRKLAAGIYNYLPLGLRSIRKVEQIVREEMNRAGAIELLMPAVQPAELWKESGRWEFYGKELLRFKDRKDAEFCMGPTHEEVITDLIRKEIRSYRQMPINLYQIQGKFRDEIRPRFGLMRGREFIMKDAYSFDVNEAGADVSYEKMYKAYRRIFERCGLKFRAVEADTGSIGGNYSHEFMVLADSGEDAIVSCSCCEYAANMEKAETKRNDAVEHADPRSMEHVATPGRKSIEDVSAFLGVNATQVVKTLVLVADGEPVVALVRGDYDLNEIKLKNHLGAAELEMAEDDVVLKVTGAPTGYAGPVGLVGKVKVVADLSLQGMHNFVTGANAADTHLKNVNIGRDFQVEGYVDIRNVVIGDACPRCDSGKLEIWRGIEVGHVFKLGTKYSKALNASFLDANGKEQIIFMGCYGIGIGRTVAACIEQNHDENGIIFPIPIAPFHCIVSALSAKDDEVKVASEQIYNELMEAGVEVLLDDRDERPGFKFKDADLIGIPLRIVVGAKTLAEGNVELKERRGGEVEILPIAEAVAKVKAAVKEALQA; encoded by the coding sequence ATGCGTTATTCCCAGTATTTCATCCCCACCGTCAAGGAAACCCCCTCTGACGCGGAGGTCATCTCCCACAAGCTGATGCTGCGCGCCGGCATGATCAGGAAACTCGCCGCCGGCATCTACAACTACCTGCCGCTGGGGCTGCGCTCCATCCGCAAGGTCGAGCAGATCGTCCGCGAGGAGATGAACCGGGCCGGCGCGATCGAGCTCCTTATGCCCGCCGTACAGCCGGCCGAACTCTGGAAAGAGTCGGGGCGCTGGGAATTCTACGGCAAGGAACTGCTGCGCTTCAAGGACAGGAAGGACGCCGAGTTCTGCATGGGGCCGACCCACGAGGAAGTCATTACCGACCTGATCCGCAAGGAGATCCGCAGCTACCGCCAGATGCCGATCAACCTGTACCAGATCCAGGGCAAGTTCCGCGACGAGATCCGCCCGCGCTTCGGCCTCATGCGCGGCCGCGAGTTCATCATGAAGGACGCCTACTCCTTCGACGTGAACGAGGCTGGTGCGGACGTCTCCTACGAGAAGATGTACAAGGCCTACCGCCGCATCTTCGAGCGCTGCGGCCTGAAATTCCGTGCCGTCGAAGCCGACACCGGTTCCATCGGCGGTAACTACTCCCACGAATTCATGGTGCTCGCCGACTCCGGCGAAGACGCTATCGTCTCCTGCTCCTGCTGCGAATACGCGGCCAACATGGAGAAAGCAGAGACCAAAAGGAACGACGCGGTGGAGCACGCCGACCCGCGCTCGATGGAGCATGTTGCCACCCCCGGCCGGAAAAGCATCGAAGACGTCTCCGCATTCCTGGGCGTGAACGCGACCCAGGTCGTGAAGACCCTGGTGCTGGTCGCCGACGGCGAACCGGTCGTGGCGCTTGTGCGTGGTGACTACGATCTCAACGAGATCAAGCTGAAGAACCATCTGGGCGCTGCCGAACTCGAGATGGCAGAAGACGACGTCGTCCTCAAGGTGACCGGTGCTCCCACCGGCTACGCGGGCCCGGTCGGCCTGGTCGGCAAGGTGAAGGTCGTTGCCGACCTCTCGTTGCAGGGGATGCACAACTTCGTCACCGGCGCCAACGCCGCCGACACCCATCTGAAGAACGTCAACATCGGTCGCGACTTTCAGGTGGAAGGGTACGTCGACATCAGGAACGTAGTCATCGGCGACGCCTGCCCGCGCTGCGACAGCGGCAAGCTGGAGATCTGGCGCGGCATCGAAGTCGGCCATGTCTTCAAGCTCGGCACCAAGTACTCCAAGGCCCTCAACGCCAGCTTCCTCGACGCCAACGGCAAAGAGCAGATCATCTTCATGGGGTGCTACGGCATCGGCATTGGGCGTACCGTCGCCGCCTGCATCGAGCAGAACCACGACGAGAACGGCATCATCTTCCCGATTCCGATCGCGCCGTTCCACTGCATCGTTTCCGCGCTTTCCGCAAAGGACGACGAAGTGAAGGTCGCCTCCGAGCAGATCTACAACGAGCTCATGGAAGCAGGCGTGGAAGTGCTGCTCGACGACCGTGACGAGCGTCCCGGCTTCAAATTCAAGGACGCCGACCTGATCGGCATCCCGCTGCGCATTGTCGTCGGCGCCAAGACGCTGGCAGAGGGCAACGTGGAGCTTAAGGAGAGAAGGGGCGGCGAGGTGGAGATCCTCCCGATAGCCGAAGCCGTAGCCAAGGTGAAGGCCGCCGTGAAAGAGGCGCTGCAGGCATAA
- the ispG gene encoding flavodoxin-dependent (E)-4-hydroxy-3-methylbut-2-enyl-diphosphate synthase codes for MKKLTRQIKIGNVPIGGGAPCSVQSMCSTDTRDVTATLGQIGRLAEAGCEIVRCAVPDMDAAKALAAIKAGSPMPLIADIHFDYKLALQALESGVDGLRLNPGNIGERWKVAEVVKAAAERQIPIRIGVNGGSLEKELLVKYGHPTPEAMVESALGHVRILEELNYREIKISIKVSDVLRTLEAYRLLSEAVDYPLHIGVTEAGTIFSGTIKSSVGLGILLHQGIGDTMRVSLTGDPVHEVRVAYDILKSLGLRQRGINFVSCPTCGRCQIDLIPVAEEVERRLAHLDKNITVAVMGCSVNGPGEAREADFGIAGGRGEGLLFKHGEILRKVPQDKLADALIEEVLKP; via the coding sequence ATGAAAAAGCTCACCCGGCAGATAAAAATAGGCAACGTGCCGATCGGTGGCGGCGCTCCCTGCTCCGTACAGTCCATGTGTTCCACCGACACGAGAGACGTGACCGCGACCCTGGGGCAGATCGGTCGTCTGGCCGAGGCAGGCTGCGAGATCGTGCGCTGCGCGGTCCCTGACATGGACGCAGCAAAAGCCCTGGCCGCCATCAAGGCCGGCAGTCCCATGCCGCTGATCGCCGACATTCACTTCGACTACAAGCTGGCCCTGCAGGCGCTCGAATCTGGCGTCGACGGGCTGCGCCTGAACCCCGGCAACATCGGCGAGCGCTGGAAAGTGGCCGAGGTGGTCAAGGCTGCCGCCGAGCGGCAGATCCCGATCCGGATCGGTGTCAACGGCGGGTCGCTGGAGAAGGAGCTCTTGGTCAAGTATGGGCATCCGACACCTGAGGCGATGGTCGAGTCGGCACTGGGGCATGTGAGGATACTGGAAGAGCTCAACTACCGCGAGATCAAGATCTCCATCAAGGTGTCCGATGTGCTGCGGACGCTGGAGGCATACCGACTCCTCTCCGAAGCGGTGGATTACCCGCTGCACATCGGTGTGACCGAGGCCGGCACCATCTTCTCCGGCACCATCAAGTCCTCCGTCGGCTTGGGTATCCTGTTGCACCAGGGCATCGGCGACACCATGCGCGTATCGCTCACCGGCGATCCGGTGCACGAAGTGCGTGTTGCCTATGACATCCTGAAGTCGCTGGGGCTTAGGCAGCGCGGCATCAACTTCGTTTCCTGCCCCACCTGTGGCAGGTGCCAGATCGATCTCATCCCCGTAGCCGAAGAAGTCGAGCGTCGCCTGGCACACCTGGACAAGAACATCACCGTGGCCGTCATGGGGTGTTCCGTGAACGGACCTGGCGAGGCGCGCGAAGCCGATTTCGGTATCGCCGGCGGCAGGGGAGAAGGATTGTTGTTCAAGCACGGCGAGATCCTGCGCAAAGTTCCCCAGGATAAGCTTGCCGATGCGCTGATAGAAGAAGTGTTGAAACCTTAA